From Erinaceus europaeus chromosome 9, mEriEur2.1, whole genome shotgun sequence, one genomic window encodes:
- the PWWP2A gene encoding PWWP domain-containing protein 2A isoform X3: MQLQSNTFQEGPEIKCEVNGAVPDDPSHVPSSEPSLAESLWTSKPPPLFHEGAPYPPPLFIRDTYNQSIPQPPPRKIKRPKRKMYREEPTSIMNAIKLRPRQVLCDKCKSSVVAEKKEIRKGNSASDSSKYEDKKRRNESVATVNKKLKTDHKVEGKNQNESQKRSAVVKVSNIAHSRGRVVKVSAQGNTSKAQLSTKKVLQSKNMDHAKAREVLKIAKEKAQKKQSETSASKNAHSKVHFTRRYQNPSSGSLPPRVRLKPQRYRNEENDSSLKTGLEKIRSGKMTPKPQSRCTSTRSAGEALSENQIPSKGPQEACREVQDTNEGLVPGEQEELQTLGRKGCKSNISVYMTLNQKKPDSSSASVCSIDSTDDLKSSNSECSSSESFDFPPGSMHAPSTSCTASSSKEEKKLSNSLKMKIFSKNVSKCITPDGRTICIGDIVWAKIYGFPWWPARILTITVSRKDNGLLVRQEARISWFGSPTTSFLALSQLSPFLENFQSRFNKKRKGLYRKAVAEAAKAAKQLTPEVRALLTQFET; the protein is encoded by the coding sequence ATGCAGCTCCAAAGTAACACATTCCAAGAAGGGCCAGAGATCAAGTGTGAAGTGAATGGTGCTGTTCCCGATGACCCTTCTCATGTTCCATCTTCTGAGCCGAGCTTGGCTGAAAGCCTGTGGACTTCCAAACCACCACCCCTCTTCCATGAAGGAGCACCTTACCCTCCCCCATTGTTTATCAGGGACACATATAACCAGTCAATACCTCAGCCACCTCCTCGGAAAATTAAGCGACCCAAACGAAAAATGTACAGGGAAGAACCTACGTCAATAATGAATGCTATTAAACTAAGACCCAGGCAAGTCCTGTGTGACAAATGCAAAAGTAGTGTTGttgctgaaaaaaaagaaattagaaaaggtAATAGTGCAAGTGACTCATCTAAGTATGAAGATAAAAAGCGGAGAAATGAAAGTGTAGCTACTGTGAATAAAAAGCTGAAAACTGACCATAAAGTAGAAGGGAAAAACCAGAATGAAAGCCAGAAAAGAAGTGCTGTGGTTAAGGTTTCAAATATTGCTCACAGCAGAGGCAGAGTAGTTAAAGTTTCTGCTCAAGGAAACACATCAAAAGCTCAGTTAAGTACTAAAAAAGTGCTTCAGAGTAAGAACATGGATCATGCAAAAGCTCGTGAAGTGTTGAAAATTGCCAAAGAAAAGGcacaaaagaagcaaagtgaaacCTCTGCATCCAAAAATGCACATTCAAAAGTCCATTTCACACGTCGCTATCAGAATCCGAGCTCAGGTTCCCTTCCGCCCCGGGTGCGTTTAAAACCACAAAGGTATAGGAATGAAGAAAATGACTCTTCTTTGAAGACAGGACTTGAGAAAATTCGGAGTGGCAAGATGACCCCCAAGCCCCAGTCCCGCTGCACCTCTACCCGCTCAGCAGGTGAGGCCCTTTCAGAAAATCAGATTCCCTCAAAAGGCCCTCAAGAGGCCTGCAGGGAGGTTCAGGACACCAATGAAGGGCTTGTTCCTGGTGAGCAGGAGGAACTGCAGACACTGGGCAGAAAGGGCTGCAAAAGCAATATCTCTGTTTACATGACCTTAAATCAAAAGAAACCTGACTCTTCCAGTGCTTCAGTGTGTAGCATTGATAGCACAGATGATCTGAAATCCTCCAACTCTGAGTGTAGTTCTTCTGAGAGCTTTGATTTTCCTCCAGGCAGTATGCATGcaccttccacctcctgtactGCCTCCTCttcaaaggaagagaaaaagctcAGTAATTCTTTGAAaatgaaaatcttttccaaaaacGTCTCTAAGTGCATCACACCAGATGGCAGGACCATATGTATAGGGGATATTGTTTGGGCCAAGATATATGGCTTTCCCTGGTGGCCAGCCCGTATTCTGACCATAACTGTAAGCCGGAAAGATAATGGCCTTTTAGTCCGACAGGAGGCCCGAATTTCTTGGTTTGGGTCTCCAACCACCTCTTTCCTTGCTCTTTCACAACTCTCCCCCTTTTTAGAAAACTTCCAGTCACGCTTTAATAAGAAGAGAAAGGGCCTGTATCGCAAGGCTGTTGCAGAGGCAGCTAAGGCTGCCAAGCAGCTGACCCCTGAAGTGCGGGCTCTGTTGACACAGTTTGAAACCTGA